One window of the Microbispora sp. ZYX-F-249 genome contains the following:
- a CDS encoding IucA/IucC family protein — MNPIEAVSHLTPELWEKANRRLVRKALAEFAHERLLTPRPLGDGRWAVRDDSGRVEYRFTATVMSLDHWHIGEVTRHRASGEVLPLDALEFVTEMRGALGLSDEILPVYLEEITSTLASLAYKLSRRPAGAAELAKAGFQEIEAAMTEGHPCFVANSGRIGYGIDDHHRYAPEAAAPVRLIWLAAHRDHTTFTCSRDIDYERLMRAELGDEVLARFAGTLAGLGLDMADYLLVPVHPWQWWNRISVTFAAEVAERRLVCLGPGDDEHLAQQSVRTFFNASAPSRHYVKTALSVLNMGFMRGLSAAYMEGTPAINDWLAGLIAADEVLRATRLTIIRERAAVGYRNPRYEAATDRHSPYRKMLAALWRESPVAGLEPGRRLATMASLLHTDEEGRSFAAALIEQSGLAPEVWLRRYLDAYLVPLLHAFYAYDLAFMPHGENVILVLDGGAVERVIFKDIAEEIVVMDPDADLPPEVRRIRAEVPEEQRLLSIFTDVFDCFLRFLNAVLATGGVLDEEAFWRTVAECATAYQRSVPHLAERFRRHDLFAETHPLSCLNRLQLRNNRQMVDLADPSAALQTAGDLVNPIARFAPVRCEGGGATPVRT, encoded by the coding sequence GTGAACCCCATCGAGGCGGTCTCCCACCTCACTCCGGAGCTGTGGGAGAAGGCCAACCGGCGGCTGGTGCGCAAGGCGCTCGCCGAGTTCGCCCACGAGCGGCTGCTCACTCCGCGTCCGCTCGGCGACGGCCGGTGGGCGGTGCGCGACGATTCCGGCAGGGTGGAGTACCGCTTCACCGCGACGGTGATGTCCCTCGACCACTGGCACATCGGCGAGGTCACCCGTCACCGGGCCTCGGGCGAGGTCCTGCCGCTCGACGCGCTGGAGTTCGTCACCGAGATGCGCGGCGCGCTCGGGCTCAGCGACGAGATCCTGCCGGTCTACCTGGAGGAGATCACCTCGACGCTGGCGAGCCTCGCGTACAAGCTGAGCCGCCGGCCGGCCGGCGCGGCCGAGCTGGCCAAGGCCGGTTTCCAGGAGATCGAGGCCGCCATGACCGAGGGCCACCCGTGTTTCGTGGCCAACAGCGGCCGGATCGGCTACGGGATCGACGACCATCACCGGTACGCTCCCGAGGCCGCCGCGCCCGTACGGCTGATCTGGCTGGCCGCCCACCGCGACCACACGACGTTCACCTGCTCGCGCGACATCGACTACGAACGGCTGATGCGCGCGGAACTCGGCGATGAGGTCCTGGCCCGCTTCGCGGGCACGCTCGCCGGTCTCGGGCTCGACATGGCCGACTACCTGCTCGTGCCGGTGCATCCCTGGCAGTGGTGGAACAGGATCTCGGTGACGTTCGCGGCGGAGGTCGCCGAGCGACGGCTGGTCTGCCTGGGGCCCGGCGACGACGAGCACCTCGCCCAGCAGTCGGTCCGCACGTTCTTCAACGCGAGCGCGCCGTCCAGGCACTACGTCAAGACGGCGCTGTCGGTGCTGAACATGGGTTTCATGCGGGGCCTGTCCGCGGCGTACATGGAGGGCACCCCGGCGATCAACGACTGGCTCGCCGGCCTGATCGCGGCCGACGAGGTCCTCCGCGCGACCCGGCTGACGATCATCCGCGAGCGGGCCGCCGTCGGCTACCGCAACCCGCGCTACGAGGCGGCCACCGACCGCCACTCGCCGTACCGCAAGATGCTGGCGGCGCTGTGGCGGGAGAGCCCGGTCGCGGGGCTGGAGCCGGGCCGGCGCCTGGCCACCATGGCCTCCCTGCTCCACACCGACGAGGAGGGACGGTCGTTCGCGGCGGCCCTGATCGAGCAGTCGGGCCTCGCCCCCGAGGTGTGGCTGCGACGCTACCTCGACGCCTACCTCGTCCCGCTGCTGCACGCCTTCTACGCCTACGACCTGGCGTTCATGCCGCACGGCGAGAACGTCATCCTGGTCCTGGACGGCGGCGCGGTGGAGCGGGTGATCTTCAAGGACATCGCCGAGGAGATCGTGGTGATGGACCCGGACGCCGACCTGCCGCCCGAGGTCCGGCGGATCCGCGCCGAGGTGCCCGAGGAACAGCGACTCCTGTCGATCTTCACCGACGTGTTCGACTGCTTCCTGCGCTTCCTCAACGCCGTGCTGGCCACGGGCGGGGTGCTGGACGAGGAGGCCTTCTGGCGGACCGTCGCCGAGTGCGCGACGGCCTACCAGCGGTCGGTCCCGCACCTCGCGGAGCGGTTCCGGCGCCACGACCTGTTCGCCGAGACGCATCCCCTGTCGTGCCTCAACCGCCTGCAACTGCGGAACAACCGGCAGATGGTGGACCTGGCCGACCCGTCGGCCGCGCTGCAGACGGCCGGCGACCTGGTCAACCCCATCGCCCGCTTCGCTCCGGTTCGTTGTGAGGGCGGAGGCGCTACGCCGGTGCGTACGTGA
- a CDS encoding GNAT family N-acetyltransferase, with the protein MSALLFRRHDERVGELAVRRLDPEADAPTVHAWVTHPKAVFWMMRDATVADVAKEYREIVGHPHRDAFLGLVNGRPAFLAESYDPARVELAGLYEARDGDVGMHFLCAPAGTPVHGFTRAVITTVMEFLFADPATRRVVVEPDVRNTAVHALNAAVGFEVAGMVAKPEKDALLSFCTRERFLAATFLAAPGEATA; encoded by the coding sequence ATGAGCGCGCTCCTGTTCCGCCGCCACGATGAGCGGGTCGGCGAGCTCGCCGTACGCCGCCTCGACCCGGAGGCCGACGCGCCGACGGTGCACGCCTGGGTGACCCATCCCAAGGCGGTGTTCTGGATGATGCGGGACGCCACCGTCGCCGACGTGGCCAAGGAGTATCGCGAGATCGTCGGTCACCCGCACCGCGACGCGTTCCTCGGGCTGGTGAACGGGCGCCCGGCGTTCCTGGCCGAAAGCTACGACCCCGCCCGGGTCGAGCTGGCGGGGCTCTACGAGGCCCGGGACGGCGACGTCGGCATGCACTTCCTGTGCGCGCCGGCCGGCACCCCGGTGCACGGTTTCACCCGGGCCGTGATCACGACGGTCATGGAGTTCCTGTTCGCCGATCCCGCGACCCGGCGGGTCGTGGTCGAGCCCGACGTGCGCAACACGGCGGTCCACGCGCTCAACGCGGCCGTCGGCTTCGAGGTCGCCGGCATGGTCGCCAAGCCGGAGAAGGACGCCCTGCTGAGTTTCTGCACCCGCGAGCGGTTCCTGGCGGCGACGTTCCTCGCGGCGCCCGGGGAGGCGACGGCGTGA
- a CDS encoding ABC transporter substrate-binding protein, translating into MRNLNITMPRRGLLAAGGAAVLTLALAACGSSDPAPSAEGQGATAGRSAASWSFTDDRKEAVTAAAVPSRVVAFTGAAAALADYGVQDKIVGVFGETKRADGSPDPQAGDLDVNKVTILGNVWGEFNIEKYAGLRPELLVTHMYDPGALWYVPDESKEKIVQLAPAVAVSAARVPMTQPIERYAALAESLGADLKAPKVADAKARFEAAAESVRKAVADNPGIKVLAASGSPDVLYVSNPQVNTDLMYFAQLGVEIVQPEKPGEGGYYENLSWENADKYDADLILLDNRSTALQPKDLTSKPAWVKLPAVKAGQVVGWDPVPRFSYAGAAPILENLATAIRDAKKLG; encoded by the coding sequence GTGCGAAACCTGAACATCACCATGCCCCGCCGCGGTCTCCTTGCGGCGGGCGGAGCCGCCGTCCTCACGCTGGCGCTCGCCGCCTGCGGGTCGAGCGACCCGGCGCCCTCCGCCGAGGGGCAGGGCGCGACGGCGGGTCGGAGCGCGGCGTCGTGGTCCTTCACCGACGACAGGAAGGAGGCGGTCACGGCCGCGGCCGTCCCGTCGCGGGTCGTGGCGTTCACCGGTGCGGCGGCGGCGCTCGCCGACTACGGGGTGCAGGACAAGATCGTCGGCGTGTTCGGTGAGACGAAGCGCGCCGACGGCTCGCCCGACCCGCAGGCCGGCGACCTCGACGTGAACAAGGTGACGATCCTCGGCAACGTCTGGGGCGAGTTCAACATCGAGAAGTACGCCGGGCTGCGCCCCGAGCTTCTCGTCACGCACATGTACGACCCCGGCGCCCTGTGGTACGTCCCGGACGAGAGCAAGGAAAAGATCGTCCAGCTCGCCCCGGCCGTCGCCGTCAGCGCCGCCCGTGTCCCGATGACCCAGCCGATCGAGCGCTACGCCGCGCTGGCCGAGTCGCTCGGGGCGGACCTGAAGGCCCCGAAGGTCGCCGACGCCAAGGCCAGGTTCGAGGCCGCCGCCGAGAGCGTGCGCAAGGCGGTCGCGGACAACCCCGGGATCAAGGTCCTGGCCGCTTCCGGCAGCCCCGACGTGCTGTACGTGTCCAACCCGCAGGTCAACACCGACCTCATGTACTTCGCCCAGCTCGGGGTCGAGATCGTCCAGCCGGAAAAGCCCGGCGAGGGCGGCTACTACGAGAACCTGAGCTGGGAGAACGCCGACAAGTACGACGCCGACCTGATCCTGCTCGACAACCGGAGCACCGCGCTGCAGCCCAAGGACCTGACGTCCAAGCCGGCCTGGGTCAAGCTGCCGGCCGTGAAGGCCGGCCAGGTCGTCGGATGGGACCCCGTGCCGCGCTTCTCGTACGCCGGAGCCGCCCCGATCCTGGAGAACCTGGCGACGGCGATCCGCGACGCCAAGAAGCTCGGCTGA
- a CDS encoding FecCD family ABC transporter permease — translation MKFVPGPPPEQVVVVTESSQISRPARAPGKRAENGRRAAALLGSAIALAAVLVLSLGLGARQLSPVEVWHGLVDADSAAYTVVHQMRLPRTLLGLLAGAALGVAGGVMQALTRNPLADPGLLGINAGASAAVATAAGLLGVASFQGRVWFALAGAAAVSVLVYAVGGGRTATPARLALAGAAVNAALYSYVNGTMLLDSASLETMRFWTVGSLASAQGGTAAMMAPFIAAGLLPAMALARPLNALALGDDSARSLGAHPARVRAGAIVAVTLLCGAATAACGPIVFVGLMVPHLVRALTGPDQRWMLPCCALLAPVLLLGADVLGRLVARPGELQAGIVTAVLGGPLFLYFVRRKVRA, via the coding sequence ATGAAATTCGTCCCCGGCCCCCCACCGGAGCAGGTCGTGGTCGTCACAGAGTCCTCGCAGATCAGCAGGCCTGCGCGGGCGCCCGGAAAACGCGCGGAAAACGGCCGGCGCGCGGCGGCGCTGCTGGGCTCGGCGATCGCGCTGGCCGCCGTCCTCGTGCTCAGCCTCGGGCTCGGCGCCCGGCAACTGTCGCCGGTGGAGGTCTGGCACGGGCTCGTGGACGCCGACTCGGCCGCCTACACGGTCGTCCACCAGATGCGGCTGCCGCGCACCCTCCTCGGGCTGCTCGCCGGCGCCGCGCTGGGGGTCGCGGGCGGCGTCATGCAGGCGCTGACCCGCAATCCGCTGGCCGACCCCGGGCTGCTGGGGATCAACGCGGGCGCCTCGGCCGCGGTGGCCACCGCCGCGGGACTGCTCGGCGTGGCGTCGTTCCAGGGCCGCGTCTGGTTCGCCCTGGCCGGCGCGGCGGCCGTGTCGGTGCTGGTCTACGCGGTGGGCGGCGGACGCACGGCCACCCCGGCCCGGCTGGCGCTCGCGGGAGCCGCCGTCAACGCGGCGCTCTACTCGTACGTGAACGGGACCATGCTGCTCGACTCCGCCTCGCTGGAGACCATGCGCTTCTGGACCGTCGGTTCCCTCGCCAGCGCGCAGGGCGGCACCGCGGCCATGATGGCGCCGTTCATCGCGGCGGGGCTGCTGCCGGCCATGGCCCTGGCCCGGCCGCTCAACGCGCTCGCGCTCGGCGACGACTCGGCGCGCTCGCTCGGCGCGCACCCCGCCCGGGTCCGCGCGGGGGCCATCGTCGCGGTGACGCTGCTGTGCGGGGCGGCGACGGCGGCCTGCGGGCCGATCGTGTTCGTCGGGCTCATGGTGCCGCACCTCGTCCGGGCGCTGACCGGCCCGGACCAGCGCTGGATGCTCCCCTGCTGCGCGCTGCTCGCGCCCGTGCTGCTGCTCGGCGCCGACGTACTCGGGCGGCTGGTGGCCCGGCCCGGCGAGCTGCAGGCGGGCATCGTCACGGCGGTGCTGGGCGGCCCGCTGTTCCTGTACTTCG
- a CDS encoding pyridoxal phosphate-dependent decarboxylase family protein: MTYPHAGAARAYLFNDRTVEGYRRAMAAGTERVAERIRRADRPFSGVSPERLAPRIAAIDLERPLRDQAAVLDELERVYLRDAVYFHHPRYLAHLNCPVVIPALLGEAVLSAVNSSLDTWDQSAGGTLIERRLIEWTAGRIGFGPAADGVFTGGGTQSNLHALLLAREEARTAASPARLRLITSEAGHFSVRKAANLLGLGPDAVVTVETDARRRMRPAALARELDRCRRAGLVVMAVVATAGTTDFGSIDPLPEIADLCESAGAWLHVDAAYGCGLLVSRRRRHLLDGIERADSVTVDFHKSFFQPVSSSAVLVRDGAVLRHTAHHADYLNPLRMAERGIPNQVDKSLQTTRRFDALKLWLTLRTMGPDAVGELFDEVVDRAAEAHALITADPRFEVVTRSQLSTLVFRYLPPEGPGRELADDANLYAREALAASGAAVVAGTTVDGRHYLKFTLLNPETTLDDIAHVLDLLAGHARRYVDELAPPADHPGVTHVHA; the protein is encoded by the coding sequence ATGACCTACCCCCATGCCGGGGCCGCGCGGGCGTACCTGTTCAACGACCGCACGGTGGAGGGATACCGGCGGGCGATGGCCGCCGGGACCGAGCGCGTGGCGGAGCGGATCCGGCGCGCCGACCGGCCGTTCAGCGGCGTGTCCCCCGAACGGCTCGCGCCGCGGATCGCCGCGATCGACCTCGAACGGCCGCTGCGCGACCAGGCGGCCGTCCTCGACGAGCTCGAACGGGTCTACCTGCGCGACGCCGTCTACTTCCACCACCCCCGCTACCTGGCGCACCTCAACTGTCCCGTGGTGATCCCCGCGCTGCTGGGCGAGGCGGTCCTGTCGGCGGTGAACTCCTCGCTCGACACGTGGGACCAGAGCGCGGGCGGCACGCTCATCGAGCGCCGCCTCATCGAGTGGACGGCCGGCCGGATCGGCTTCGGCCCCGCCGCCGACGGTGTCTTCACCGGCGGCGGCACCCAGTCGAACCTCCACGCCCTGCTGCTCGCCCGCGAGGAGGCCCGTACGGCCGCCTCGCCGGCGCGCCTGCGCCTGATCACCTCCGAGGCCGGGCACTTCAGCGTCCGCAAGGCGGCGAACCTGCTCGGCCTCGGCCCGGACGCGGTCGTGACCGTGGAGACCGACGCGCGGCGGCGGATGCGGCCGGCCGCGCTCGCCCGCGAGCTCGACCGCTGCCGCCGCGCCGGGCTGGTGGTCATGGCCGTGGTGGCCACCGCGGGCACCACCGACTTCGGCTCGATCGACCCCCTGCCCGAGATCGCCGATCTGTGTGAATCCGCCGGGGCGTGGCTGCACGTGGACGCGGCCTACGGCTGCGGGCTGCTGGTCTCCCGCAGACGGCGGCACCTGCTCGACGGGATCGAGCGGGCCGACTCGGTCACCGTCGACTTCCACAAGTCCTTCTTCCAGCCGGTCAGCTCCAGCGCCGTGCTGGTGCGCGATGGCGCGGTCCTGCGCCACACGGCCCACCACGCCGACTACCTCAACCCCCTGCGGATGGCCGAGCGGGGCATCCCCAACCAGGTGGACAAGAGCCTGCAGACCACCCGCCGCTTCGACGCGCTCAAGCTCTGGCTGACGCTGCGGACGATGGGCCCGGACGCGGTCGGCGAGCTGTTCGACGAGGTCGTCGACCGCGCGGCCGAGGCGCACGCCCTGATCACGGCGGACCCGCGGTTCGAGGTCGTCACGCGGTCGCAGCTGAGCACGCTGGTCTTCCGCTACCTGCCGCCGGAAGGTCCCGGCCGCGAACTCGCCGACGACGCCAACCTGTACGCCCGCGAGGCGCTGGCCGCCTCCGGCGCGGCCGTCGTCGCCGGCACCACGGTCGACGGCCGCCACTACCTGAAGTTCACCCTGCTGAACCCCGAGACCACGCTGGACGACATCGCGCACGTCCTCGACCTCCTCGCGGGGCACGCCCGGCGCTACGTGGACGAGCTCGCCCCGCCCGCCGACCATCCGGGAGTCACGCATGTCCACGCATGA
- a CDS encoding lysine N(6)-hydroxylase/L-ornithine N(5)-oxygenase family protein yields the protein MSTHDFVAIGLGPFNLGLACLTEPIAELDGVFLEARPGFAWHPGMMLDSVTLQTPFIADLVTLADPTSPYSFLNYLKETGRLYPFYIRESFYQLRAEYDAYCRWAAGRLGNVRFGHRVTSVTYDETDGHYVVRAVTENGEETEHRETEHRETEHRETEHRETEHRARHLVLGTGTPPHVPEACRGLGGDLVHNSGYLDAKAALQAKESITVVGSGQSAAEIYRDLLADVDTRGYRLNWVTRSPRFFPLEYTKLTLEMTSPEYVDYFHALPEDTRYRLEAEQKCLYKGIDATLINDIFDLLYAKTVGGPIPTRLLTCTELREAAYDAGRGEYTLGLRHVEQERDYTLVTQGLVLATGYRYEPPAFLEPVRDRIRWDRHGRFDVARNYSIDVTGRGIFLQNGAAHAHSVTSPDLGMGPYRNSWIISQILGREYYPIEKAVAFQEFGAPEGVVA from the coding sequence ATGTCCACGCATGACTTCGTCGCGATCGGGCTGGGGCCGTTCAACCTGGGCCTGGCCTGCCTGACCGAGCCCATCGCCGAGCTCGACGGCGTGTTCCTGGAGGCGCGGCCCGGCTTCGCCTGGCACCCCGGGATGATGCTCGACTCCGTGACGCTGCAGACGCCGTTCATCGCCGACCTCGTCACGCTGGCCGACCCGACCTCGCCGTACTCCTTCCTGAACTACCTGAAGGAGACCGGCAGGCTCTACCCCTTCTACATCCGCGAGAGCTTCTACCAGCTCCGGGCCGAGTACGACGCGTACTGCCGCTGGGCCGCCGGGCGGCTGGGCAATGTCCGCTTCGGCCACCGCGTGACCTCGGTGACGTACGACGAGACCGACGGGCACTACGTCGTGCGCGCGGTGACGGAGAACGGCGAGGAGACCGAGCACCGTGAGACCGAGCACCGTGAGACAGAGCACCGTGAGACCGAGCACCGTGAGACAGAGCACAGGGCCCGGCACCTCGTGCTCGGCACCGGCACCCCGCCGCACGTGCCGGAAGCCTGCCGCGGCCTCGGCGGCGACCTCGTGCACAACAGCGGATACCTGGACGCCAAGGCCGCGCTTCAGGCGAAGGAGAGCATCACGGTCGTCGGCAGCGGGCAGAGCGCCGCCGAGATCTACCGCGACCTGCTGGCCGACGTCGACACGCGCGGCTACCGGCTGAACTGGGTGACCAGGTCCCCGCGGTTCTTCCCGCTGGAATACACCAAGCTGACCCTGGAGATGACGTCCCCGGAATACGTGGACTACTTCCACGCGCTGCCCGAGGACACCCGCTACCGCCTCGAAGCCGAGCAGAAGTGCCTCTACAAGGGCATCGACGCGACGCTGATCAACGACATCTTCGACCTGCTCTACGCCAAGACCGTCGGCGGCCCGATCCCCACCCGGCTGCTGACCTGCACCGAGCTGCGCGAGGCGGCCTACGACGCCGGCCGGGGCGAGTACACGCTCGGGCTGCGCCACGTGGAGCAGGAGCGCGACTACACGCTCGTCACCCAGGGACTCGTGCTGGCCACCGGCTACCGCTACGAGCCTCCCGCCTTCCTGGAGCCCGTACGCGACCGGATCCGGTGGGACCGCCACGGCCGGTTCGACGTGGCGAGGAACTACAGCATCGACGTCACCGGCCGGGGGATCTTCCTGCAGAACGGCGCCGCCCACGCCCACAGCGTCACCTCCCCCGACCTCGGCATGGGCCCGTACCGCAACTCGTGGATCATCAGTCAGATCCTGGGGCGCGAGTACTACCCCATCGAGAAGGCCGTCGCCTTCCAGGAGTTCGGCGCGCCCGAGGGCGTGGTCGCATGA
- a CDS encoding DUF1540 domain-containing protein, producing the protein MEMPVVNRCEATSCAYNRDRMCHATAITVGDASHAHCDTFFTAPAPGGDQGTVGRVGACKMSDCRHNVQLECQAPGIDIGYSQDEADCLTYAPA; encoded by the coding sequence ATGGAAATGCCCGTCGTCAACCGTTGCGAGGCCACCTCGTGCGCGTACAACCGCGACCGCATGTGCCACGCCACCGCCATCACGGTCGGGGACGCGTCCCACGCGCACTGCGACACGTTCTTCACCGCGCCCGCGCCGGGAGGCGACCAGGGGACGGTGGGCCGGGTGGGCGCCTGCAAGATGTCCGACTGCCGGCACAACGTGCAGCTGGAATGTCAGGCGCCCGGCATCGACATCGGCTACTCCCAGGACGAGGCCGACTGCCTCACGTACGCACCGGCGTAG